DNA sequence from the Chitinivorax tropicus genome:
GTAGCTCGATGGTGACCGACAGACAGGCCATCTCGATCGGGAATTGTCCAGCAAAAGCCTTGGCGAGTTTCCACCAAGTTTGCCCACAGGCTTCGTCGAATGGCTGGCCACCCGACTCGGTGGCCAGCAAGGTGGCATGTGCCCCCAGGTAACGCGCCAGTGGTTCGCATTGCGGCCACAGCGGCGTACCGGTGTAAAGATGCAGCACCGCCTCGCAATCGCAATGCAGATCCAGCACGACATCAGCATCAAAAGCCAGCGACATCAGCACATGGCGCAAGGACTCCAGCTCGGTTGTCGGTTGCCGCGTCTGTAGCAACTGTTGCATCGCCTCACGGATCAAGTGCGTATTATGCTTGGCATCCTGTGTGAGCTTGCCTGCCAACCCAGCCTGGATGGCAGGTGCGAAATCGGTATAGTAGCGATTGAAATTCTCGCCCGTGTTGAATTCGAAACGTCCCATCTGATCATGCAGGAGGCTCTGTGACAGGCCGATCGGGTTGGCATAGGGCACAACGACGATTTCACCCTGGATGCGCCCTGCAGCCTCCGCCTGCGCCAGCAGCGGGCGCAAATGGTGCAGGACCAGCATGCCCGGCAACTCATCTGCATGCAGGCTGGCCTGCAGGTAGACCTTTTCACCACGACCAGGCTGCCCATAATGCAGGCTGATCAATTGCCGCTGCGTACCGATACTCGGTGAAAGCAGCGGGTGTTGTTGTATGTTCATCTTCTTGCCTCCGGTTTGCCCCGTGAGCTAGGTTACGTGACCTGCCCATCAGGTTTTGCGTGGCTGTAAATATGCCAGCCAGCGTCCTTCCGCCCTCTTGAACAACTTGACGATTAAAAATGTAAAACCCAGGTAGATCACCCCTGCCGCGATGAATGCCTCTCGAACGGCAGGTAATACCGTGCATAGATCTTACGTGCTGCGCCGGTGATGTCCATCAACGTTACGATCGACGCCAATGAAGCCCCGTGCAGCATCATGATCACTTCATTGCTGTAGGCAGGCAAGGCCCGACGCAGTGCAGCATGCAGCAAGATGCGGCGGAACATCATCAACCAGCCCATGCCATAGACCATATCCGCTTCCGATTGCCCCATGGGCACGGCCAGAATCGCCCCCGGAAGGTCTCGGACAGATAGGCCCTGAAAATGAAACCGGTGGTCAACACCCCGGCCAAGAAAGGATCGACGTCGATGAAATCCAGCGCCAGATCGGTGCCCCGTTCTATCATCCAGTCATTGAAACAGGTAATCGCCTCGTTGACAGCAATCTGACCGCCGAAGAACAACAACAGCAGCACCCTGTCCGACACGCCCCGGATCAACGTGGAATAAGCGTCACCCCACCAGGCGACGAAACGATGCGGCGACAGCTTGGCTGCTACACCGATCAAACCCAGGATGATGGCAACCAGCAATGAACCCAAAGCGATCTTCAGCCTCACCCACGCTCCACCAGGAATGCTGGGAAGGTACCCGCCGAGCATAATGGTTGTTTCTGCCAAAAAAACACACTGACGAACCTGAACCTGATCCGCACAATGCGGGAAAGACATAGGGAGGTCAGGTCGGCCTGTGCCGGATGGCGATGCAATGAGCAAGCTGCGCGGCACCCGGAGACTGGCCGGTACCCGCTCCACACCATGCCATGTGTCAGCAGATTTCAGTTCCCGTACACATCGAAATCGAAGTACTTGGTCTGGACCTGCTTATAGACGCCATTACCACGAATGGCCTTGATGGCAGCGGAGAACTGGTCACGCAGATCGGTATCTGACTTACGGACGGCAACCGCCACACCTGCGCCGATGTACTTGGGGTCATCCAGCACCGCGCCGATGAAGCCGTAGCTCCTGCCAGCCGGTGTATCCAGAAAATCCACCTTGCCGACCACGCTGTCCACCAAGGTGGCGTCAAGCCGACCAGAACTCAGATCGAGAAACGCCTCGTTCTGCGAGCCATAAGGTACAACCTGTGCGCCAGCACGGCCATAGAGATCAGCGGCATACTGCTCTTGAGTGGCGCCGCGCAACACGCCAATCCGCTTGCCCTTCATGCTTTCCGGCGTACCTGTCAGCTTTTTGTCCAGCTTGGCAATCAGGCGCGAGGGCGTGTGGTAGTACTTATCGGAAAATGCGACTACCCGTTTGCGCTCTTCCGTGATCGACATGGAAGAAATGATGGCATCGTATTTGTGCGCATTGAGCGCTGGGATGATGCCATCCCAATCCTGCTCGACAAACGTACACTTGGCCTTCATCTGGGCACACAAGGCATTGGCCATGTCGATATCGAAGCCCGCCAGCCTGCCATCCGGGGTTTTGTAGGTGAACGGCTTATAAGCGGCTTCCAGGCCGATGCGGATGGTTTTCCACTCTTTGGCCTGTACCGTGGCCACCAGCGCGGACAACCACATCGCCGCAATCAGCACCCGTTTCTGCATATACAACTCCTCGCATAAACCAGTCAGCATACCACAAGCCACCCCCCTCCTTCACCCTGCCGCCGACCCTCCCACTCAGATCGGCACAGGCTCACAATCCAATAACACCATGTTTACACAGCATATTTTTTACCGCCATTGCTTCCGCCATCGCAATATTGGCGTTTATACGGGTATTCCCCGAATCCGACTTGTGCGACATTACGCGCCCTAAATTGGTGCATATCACGCTGGCGGGCCGATGTACAAAGGTGTCGCATTAGGGAAATCCGCCAGATCGACGTTTCGCTAGAATGCGTCAGAATAAAAAAAGGCATGACACTTGAGTGGTAGGCATATTCGACTATGCTGAAATGTTCATGCACGCCAGTGGCTGCCCCAAAACCGTTGTATGACCGAGCCACAAGCCCGGTCACAACAGCGGCTTTGGGACAGCTTCTGAGAGGAGACCCCCACATGCAGAGCGATATCGTCGCAACCAAGCTACTCGACCAGATTTGTGCCGCCGGTAACGGCAACGCAGCCCCTGGGCTGACGAGTTTTCTCGAACAGTATTACCGCCTTGTCGCCACCGAGGACCTGGAGAGCCGTGAAGCGCTCGACTGGTATGGCGCTGCCCTCGCCCACTATCAATTCGGCGCCAAACGTGCCGCAGGCGAGCTCAAGCTACGCGTCTACAATCCCAGCTTCAACGAAGACAACTGGCAGACCTCGCACACAGTCGTCGAGATCATCAACGATGATATGCCCTTCCTTGTGGATACCGTCAGCCTGACCTTGCAGCGCCTGGGCCTGAACATCCATCTGATCGTCCACCCCATCTTCGATACCAATCGCGACGCCAAGGGCCAACTGTCCGGCTTTGACGCGGCGGACAACCGTGCCGAGTCCTGGATGCATGTCGAAATCGACCGTATCAGTGGCCGGGGGCAGCTGGATGAAATCCACCAAGCCCTGCACGCCGCACTGACACAGCTACGCGCCTGCGTTGAAGACTGGCCAGCCATGGCCAGACAGTTGGAAAGTGTCATCGGCAGCCTACCCGGCCAGCATGCCCAATCCGAGCAGGCCAAAGACTACCTGACCTGGCTACGGGACGAGCATTTTGTGTTTCTGGGTTTCCGTGAATATGCCCTGGCAGAAGACGAACAAGGCCCGCAATTGCAGATCGTGGCCGAATCCGGCCTGGGCCTGTTGCGTGAGGCAAAAGACAAAAAGCTGTCGGCCAGCTTCAAAGCTCTGCCGATCGAGTTGCGCAACCCCAAGCACGCACAAGCCCAGCAATTGCTGGTCTTGACCAAATCGAACTCACGCTCGACCGTCCACCGTGCCGGCTATCTGGACGTGATCGCGATCCGTCGTTTCGACGATCAAGGCAATGCCATTGGTGAATATCGCTTCCTTGGTCTGTATACCGCAGCCGCCTACAACACCCCGCCGCATCAGATCCCGCTGTTGTCCGACAAGATCGACAGCGTGATGCAGCTGAGCGGCCTGTTGCCGAACAGCCACAAGGCCAAGGCGCTGTTGAATGTGCTGGAGACCTATCCACGTGACGAGCTGATCGAAACCAGCGAGGACACGCTGTTCCAGATCGCATTGGGCGTGGTGAACCTGCAGGAGCGGGCACGGGTGCGGGTGTTCATCCGTGAGGACATCTTCCGGCGCTATGTATCGGCGCTGGTCTACCTGCCGCGCGATGCCTACAACACTGATGTGCGCATCAAGATGCAGCAGATCCTGCTCAACACCTTCAATGGCATCAGTGCGGAATTCAACGTCATGCTGTCGGATGCCGCCCTGGCGCGCATCCATTTCATCGTGCGCATCCCGACTGGCGCAGAGCTGAGCTATGTCGCCCGTGAGGTGGAAGCCCAGATCGTGGCGGCCTCCCGCCGCTGGGCGGACGACCTGCGCGACAATCTGCTGCAACATGCCGGCGAGGAGCGTGGCAATGCGCTATTGCGTCGCTATCAACACAGCTTCCCGGCAGCCTACCTGGCTGACTTCAACGCCCGCAACGCCGTGGTTGACATCGACCGCATCGAATCCTGCCTGGCGGGCCACCCGTTGGAGCTGGCACTGTCCGCACCCAATCCGTCCGACACCAGCCTGATCCGCCTGAAGTTGTATCGCTCCCAGCCCATCGAGCTGTCCGACAGCTTGCCGCTGCTGGAGAACCTGGGCGTGCGCGTATCTGACGAGCGGCCTTACAAGCTGTTGCTGGACGATGGCCGCACTGTTTCCATCACCGACATCGGCCTGCGCATGCCGCAGGCTGGCCTGTTACAGGAGACCGAAGCACGACGTGCGTTCCAGCAAGCCTTCGCTGCCACATTCACTGGTCTGGCCGAGAACGATCCATTCAACCGCCTGGTCTTGCTTGCCAGCCTGCCCTGGCGCGAGGTGGTGGTGCTGCGCGCGTATTCGAAGTATCTGCGCCAGATCGGTTTCAATTACACCATCGAAACCCTGGCGGACACACTGGCACGCCACGCCGAGCTGGCCAAACGGCTGACCGGGCTGTTCAACGCAATGTTTGACCCGGCGCAAGCAGGCAAACACGATATCGATGCACTGCAGAGCGAATTGAAGGATGCGCTGCAGAAAGTTGACAGCGTGGATGACGAGCGGATTCTGTCGGGGCTGTTCAGCGTGATGAAAGCCACGCTGCGCACCAACTTCTATCAGGCTGCCGCCGACGGCCAGCCCAAATCCTATATTTCGTTCAAGCTCTCGCCACGCGACATTCCCAACATGCCGCAACCCGTGCCGATGTTCGAGATCTGGGTCTACTCGCCACGTGTCGAGGGCGTGCACCTGCGGGGCGGCAAAGTCGCCCGCGGAGGCCTGCGCTGGTCGGACCGCAAGGAGGACTTCCGCACCGAGGTGCTGGGCCTGGTCAAAGCGCAGATGGTGAAAAACACTGTGATCGTGCCGGTAGGCTCGAAAGGCGGCTTTGTGTGCAAGCACTTGGTGCCGGGTATGGATCGCGACGCCATCCAGCACGAGGGCGTGGAATGCTACAAGACCTTCATCCGTGGCCTGCTGGATGTCACCGACAACCTCAAGGAAGGCAAGGTCGTGCCCCCATTGGACGTGGTGCGGCGTGATCCGGACGATCCCTATCTGGTGGTGGCCGCCGACAAAGGCACTGCCACCTTCTCCGACATTGCCAACAGCGTATCGCAGGAATACGGCTTCTGGCTGGATGATGCGTTTGCATCAGGCGGCTCGGCGGGTTACGACCACAAGAAGATGGGCATCACTGCACGCGGCGCCTGGGAGTCGGTCAAGCGCCAATTCCGTGAGATGGGTCTGGATACGCAACAAGAGGTCTTCACTGTGGCTGGCATTGGCGACATGGCCGGTGACGTATTCGGCAATGGCATGTTGAACAGTCCCTTCATCAAGCTGGTGGCGGCGTTCAACCACATGCATATCTTCCTCGACCCCAACCCCGATCCAGCCTTGAGCTTCAAAGAGCGCCAGCGCATGTTCGCCCTGCCCCGCTCCAGTTGGGAGGACTACAGCAAAGAGGTCATTTCAGAGGGCGGTGGCATCTTCTCCCGCAGCGCTAAAACCATACCGCTGTCCGCACCGGTGAAAGCCATGTTGCAGGTCGAGGCAGACAGCCTGACCCCAGCCGAGCTGATGAATGCCATTCTGAAGGCCCCGGTCGATCTACTGTACAACGGCGGGATCGGCACCTATGTGAAAGCCGCCACCCAGACGCACACAGAGGCCGCCGACCGCGCCAACGACGCCATCCGCGTCAATGGTGGCGAGCTGCGCTGCAAGGTTGTGGGCGAAGGGGGCAACCTGGGCTGCACGCAGCTGGGCCGAGTTGAATTCGCACTCACCGGTGGCCGCATCTACACCGATGCGATCGACAATTCGGGCGGGGTGGATTGCTCCGATCACGAGGTCAACATCAAGATTCTGCTGACCGGGCTGATGCAGGCTGGCGATATGACGCTGAAGCAGCGCAATCAGCTGCTGGCCGACATGACTGACGAGGTGGCGCAGCTGGTGTTGAACAACAACTACTTGCAGACCCAAGCCATCAGCCTTGAAGCAGAGCAATCGCTGTCGCTGCTGCCCGCGCATATCCGCCTGATGCACAATCTGGAAAAGGCTGGCAAGCTGTCTCGCCGCCTGGAATATCTACCAAGCGACGACATCCTGGCTGAGCGCCGCACCAAGCAACAGGGCATGACCAAGCCCGAGCTGGCTGTGCTGCTGGCCTATTCCAAGATCGATCTGTATCAGGACATCCTGGCCAGCTCCCTGCCAGACGCCGCTGGCATGGATCAGCTACTGTTCGAATACTTCCCGACAGTGCTCGGTGAACGTTTTGCGGATGGCATGCGGAGCCACGCGCTGAAACGCGAAATCATTGCCAACCATGTCATCAATGAGACGATCAACCGCATGGGCTGCACCTTTGTGGTGCGACTGCGCGAGGAAACCGACGCCTCCAGCGCTGACATCGTCCTGGCTTGGCGCGACGCCTGCCGCCTGCTGGCTGCCGAACAGTTCTGGCAGGACATCGATGCGCTGGACGGCCAAGCCACAGCCAGCGCACAACATGCATTGCACCTTGAGCTGCGGAAGCAACTGGAGCGCCTGACCCGCTGGGTGCTGCGTGAGCGCTTGGCCAATCCAGACCTGAGCAGCACGCTGGATGGCATCCGTTCCGACTTCCAGGCAGCCTTGGCGCAGGCTTCACAATGGCTGGGCTATCGTGATGACCTGCGCAACCTGGTGCAAGGCTTTGAGCAAAATGGCATTCCTGCTGATCTGGCCAAGCGTCTGGGTTATCTGGACGTGGTGGTCGCGCTGCTGGATGTGGTTCTGCTGGCCAAGCAAGAGGGCCGGAGCGTGGAAGAAGTCGCCGTCAGCTACTTCCGTGTGGATGAACTGCTGTCGCTGACCTGGCTGCGCGCCAATATCGACGCCCTGCCCCGCGAATCACGCTGGCAGACCCTGGCACGCATGTCGCTGCGGGACGAGCTGTACCGCGAGCAACGTGCATTGGTCGAGCGGGTGCTGAAACTGGGCACCGTCGATCACTGGCTGGCTGCCAAGCACGATGGCATCCAGGGTGCTCGGGCGCTGCTCAATGAGTTGATGAGCGAGAAGCGTACCGACATCACCATGTTGTCTGCTGCATTGCGTGAATTGCGAATCCGTTTCGCGTGACACCAAGCTCATGAAAAAAGCGGGCCAAGCCCGCTTTTTTCATTGCGCCAGATACTGCCCCGCCAGATGATCGAACACCAGCTGCGCCTCCTCGCTCAACAAGGGCGACACCAGCGACATGGTTTGATATACACCATTGGCCATCACCTCGCTATCCAGCGCCTGCCGTGGCTGCCGCACGTATTCGAAGGACAACCACTGATTGGCGATCACCAACATATTCACCGTCAGCGTCTGCAGCTGATGCTGGCTGGCCCGCAGCTCGCCACTGGCGGCCAGGCTGGTCAGGATGCCCGCCACCGACCGCGCCTGCAAGCCGATGATCTGTTTCAGTCTGCTGGCCACGCCTGCATAACGCGACACCACATTCACCGGATCACGGTAAAGAAACCGGTACTTCCACGCCAATTGAAACAACAAGTGCAGGTACAACCACAGGTCTTCCAGTGAGGCGTTGGCATGGGCATCCAAGGCCAGCGACTGATGGAACTCCTGACGGAATTGCTCGAACAAGGCATCGACAATCGCTTCTTTGTTCTTGAAGTGATAGTAGAGATTGCCAGGGCTGATGTTCAGCAGCTCGCCGATCTCGGTGGTGGTCACATTGGACTCACCAACAGCATTGAATCGTGTCAGACTCACATCGAGAATCCGCGCTTTGGTCTGGCGCTTGGGTTTGGGGTCCATGGCTTGTTTTGCACGTCATCGGTGTCCAGGCAATCTACACCAAAAAAAGCCCGCCGACCGGCGGGCATGAGGAAAGCGCTACTTCATCTCTCAGATCAACGGCCAGAACCACTGCCCTGCCAACCAGCCTGGCAAGCGCCTGTCACCCAGATCCGTTGTCGATTCATTGTGACGCGACTTCCAACTCGGCAGCGGTCAGCGCCGTGCTTTTAGCGGTGACCTCTTTCGCCTCCAATGCCGCTTTCTTCACCACACTGGCGGCCTTCTTTTCCGCCACGATGGCTTTTTCCAGCAGCTTGGTCAGCTCTTCGACCCGCTCCGTCAATTCGGCCACTTCCTTCCGGCTGGGCACGCCCAGGCGTGCTACCACCCCTGCCACGCGATCTTGGAACACCTGCTCCAACTTGTCCCAGGTCTCGGTCGCCTTCGAGGTGCCCTTGGAAACCTGCTTGCTGACAGCTTTCTGTGTCTTGGCTTGCAGTGCTTCGCCTTCTTTCACCAGCTCCTCAAACACCTTGTTGCCAGTGGATTGCGCCTTGGCAAACGCGCCCAAGCCTGCCAGCCAGATTTGCTGGGCCGAATCCTTGGTGCCCTTGATCAGATCGTTTTCGGTGACGTTGACAGCGATATTCTTCAATTGTTTGACCACGGCCATGATGGGCTCCTCTGTATCATCGATTGTGCATGACGCCACCAGACGGCGCCTTCCGGACTGCTTGCCAACCAGGTGTACCTGGCGCGGCTTCAATGGAATCTAGTCTATGCAACAAATCTAGAGGGGGGCCACTAATCGCACAGCCAGGGCTTGATTCAGATCAAGCCGAGACGCTGTCATGCATGATCGGGTGCCGGTCAGCCAGCCCGTCTGATCCAGGCTCCATGGGCAAGGGCTCATGGTGCTCCAGCAGCAAGTCGCGGAATGCCCGCATGGCCGAGGTCAACGCCATGTCACGGCGATAGATCAGCAAAGTCGGCGCATGGGCAAATTGTTTGGGCATGGGGTGGATACGCACCGCGCCGTACAGCCGATGCTGCTGCACCACCGACAATGGCATCATCGACATACCCATGCCTGCCGCTACACACCCCATGATGGCGTCAAAGGAGCCAAACACCATGCTGCGCCGTGGGATAGCGCCCACATGGGCGAGCCATCGCTCCAGATTGGCACGGTACATGCACCCTGGTCGGAAAACCATGATTGCCATTTCGCCAATCTGGGCAGGGCTAGGTTGGGTTACACAACTGGCGCTGGTGACCAGTACCAGCTCCTCTTGAAACACCACATCCTGTGCCAGATCCGGATGTGACAGCGGCGCCGCCACCAGAGCAGCAGTCAGCTTCAGCTCAAGCACTGCTGGCACCAGCTCGCCGGTGGTGCCAGTCTGCAGATTCAGCTCCACATCGGGGTACCGGGCATGGTAGCGCGGCAGGATGGCTGGCAAACGCGAGGCAGCCGTGGTCTCCATGGTGCCCAAGGTCAATGGGCCATGGGGGCAACCCTGATCAGATACCGCCGACCGCGCCTCCTCCATCAAACGGATGATGCGCGCAGCGTAGCGTAACAACACCTCGCCGGAGGGCGTCAGCTGCATCTGGCGAGGCTGGCGATGAAACAACCGCACCCCCAGTGAGGCCTCCAGCTGTTTGATACGGGCTGTGACATTCGACTGTACATAGTGCAGCTGTTCAGCAGCCCGGGTCACACTGCCCGTCTCGGCTACGGCATGAAATATTTTCAGGCTGACGATATCCATCCTGGCATCTCAAAATATGATGGCAACCATCATTATTATTCATTTCTGTTGATATGTGAAATTACCTATACTGCCCACAAGCCAATTCAATCGTGAAACTTTGATGAAACACCCCCCGACCCTCGTCCAAACACTATTCGCGGGCATTGCCTGCGTGATGATCGTACATGGTATTGGCCGCTTTGCTTACACCCCGATCCTGCCGCTGATGGTTGAATCAGGCCTGTCGCTCAAGCAAGGGGGCTGGGTGGCGTCAGCCAATTATGTGGGGTACCTGCTGGGCGCACTGTTCACCATATGCTATCAGGGCAGACGCAGGCCTTGGCTGCGTGGCGCGCTGCTGATCAACATCCTGACCCTGCTTGGCATGCCGCTGGTGCAAAGCTGGCCCAGTTGGGCAGTGTTACGGTTTGTGGCTGGCATCAGCAATGGCATTGCATTTGTGTATGCCTCCACTTTTGTCTTTGCCTATTTGGCACAAGCCAATCGCATGGCACTGAGCGGCTTGCTGTATGCTGGGGTGGGGCTGGGGATCGCCTTTTCCGGCACGCTGGTCAGCCTGTTGACCCAGATGCAAGGCCATTGGGAAAGTGGCTGGTGGGCAGCCGCAGGCCTGTGCGCACTGGCGCTCTGGCCCGCCATGCAGCTGAGCGAGCCTCCCCTCCCCTCCGCACAACGCCCCACATCGGCGCGGCCAGCCAATTCACAGCTGACCTGGGTAGCACTGGGCTATGGCTGTTCAGGGCTGGGTTACATTGTCAGCGCCACCTTCCTGCCGACATTGGTGCGGCAAACACCAGGCCTCGCAGATTGGGCCGCCGCCAGCTGGGTGCTGGTCGGCCTGGCAGCCATTCCATCCACCTTGTTCTGGAGCTGGCTGATGCAGCGCATCGGTGAGCTTCGCGCCCTGCTGCTGGCCTACGGGCTGCAGATCATCGGCATCCTGGCGCCGGTACATATCGGCGGCCTGCCAGGCGTCCTGCTTGGTGCTTTGTTGCTAGGCAGCACCTTTCTGGGCATTGTCGTCATGGCAGTCACCCTGGCACGCCGATACGACCCACTAGGCGGCAGCCGCACCG
Encoded proteins:
- a CDS encoding succinylglutamate desuccinylase/aspartoacylase family protein, yielding MNIQQHPLLSPSIGTQRQLISLHYGQPGRGEKVYLQASLHADELPGMLVLHHLRPLLAQAEAAGRIQGEIVVVPYANPIGLSQSLLHDQMGRFEFNTGENFNRYYTDFAPAIQAGLAGKLTQDAKHNTHLIREAMQQLLQTRQPTTELESLRHVLMSLAFDADVVLDLHCDCEAVLHLYTGTPLWPQCEPLARYLGAHATLLATESGGQPFDEACGQTWWKLAKAFAGQFPIEMACLSVTIELRGERDVNHTLAQQDAAALYAFLCHRGVIDEPVPVLPPLLHPATPLAGSDSLIAPCAGAVVFHRDVGDIIAAGDAIFDVVNPLQGEVVTVTSQTAGVLYARENRRYATAGMSFAKVAGQVPFKTGNLLSA
- a CDS encoding ABC transporter substrate-binding protein; this encodes MQKRVLIAAMWLSALVATVQAKEWKTIRIGLEAAYKPFTYKTPDGRLAGFDIDMANALCAQMKAKCTFVEQDWDGIIPALNAHKYDAIISSMSITEERKRVVAFSDKYYHTPSRLIAKLDKKLTGTPESMKGKRIGVLRGATQEQYAADLYGRAGAQVVPYGSQNEAFLDLSSGRLDATLVDSVVGKVDFLDTPAGRSYGFIGAVLDDPKYIGAGVAVAVRKSDTDLRDQFSAAIKAIRGNGVYKQVQTKYFDFDVYGN
- a CDS encoding NAD-glutamate dehydrogenase, with the translated sequence MQSDIVATKLLDQICAAGNGNAAPGLTSFLEQYYRLVATEDLESREALDWYGAALAHYQFGAKRAAGELKLRVYNPSFNEDNWQTSHTVVEIINDDMPFLVDTVSLTLQRLGLNIHLIVHPIFDTNRDAKGQLSGFDAADNRAESWMHVEIDRISGRGQLDEIHQALHAALTQLRACVEDWPAMARQLESVIGSLPGQHAQSEQAKDYLTWLRDEHFVFLGFREYALAEDEQGPQLQIVAESGLGLLREAKDKKLSASFKALPIELRNPKHAQAQQLLVLTKSNSRSTVHRAGYLDVIAIRRFDDQGNAIGEYRFLGLYTAAAYNTPPHQIPLLSDKIDSVMQLSGLLPNSHKAKALLNVLETYPRDELIETSEDTLFQIALGVVNLQERARVRVFIREDIFRRYVSALVYLPRDAYNTDVRIKMQQILLNTFNGISAEFNVMLSDAALARIHFIVRIPTGAELSYVAREVEAQIVAASRRWADDLRDNLLQHAGEERGNALLRRYQHSFPAAYLADFNARNAVVDIDRIESCLAGHPLELALSAPNPSDTSLIRLKLYRSQPIELSDSLPLLENLGVRVSDERPYKLLLDDGRTVSITDIGLRMPQAGLLQETEARRAFQQAFAATFTGLAENDPFNRLVLLASLPWREVVVLRAYSKYLRQIGFNYTIETLADTLARHAELAKRLTGLFNAMFDPAQAGKHDIDALQSELKDALQKVDSVDDERILSGLFSVMKATLRTNFYQAAADGQPKSYISFKLSPRDIPNMPQPVPMFEIWVYSPRVEGVHLRGGKVARGGLRWSDRKEDFRTEVLGLVKAQMVKNTVIVPVGSKGGFVCKHLVPGMDRDAIQHEGVECYKTFIRGLLDVTDNLKEGKVVPPLDVVRRDPDDPYLVVAADKGTATFSDIANSVSQEYGFWLDDAFASGGSAGYDHKKMGITARGAWESVKRQFREMGLDTQQEVFTVAGIGDMAGDVFGNGMLNSPFIKLVAAFNHMHIFLDPNPDPALSFKERQRMFALPRSSWEDYSKEVISEGGGIFSRSAKTIPLSAPVKAMLQVEADSLTPAELMNAILKAPVDLLYNGGIGTYVKAATQTHTEAADRANDAIRVNGGELRCKVVGEGGNLGCTQLGRVEFALTGGRIYTDAIDNSGGVDCSDHEVNIKILLTGLMQAGDMTLKQRNQLLADMTDEVAQLVLNNNYLQTQAISLEAEQSLSLLPAHIRLMHNLEKAGKLSRRLEYLPSDDILAERRTKQQGMTKPELAVLLAYSKIDLYQDILASSLPDAAGMDQLLFEYFPTVLGERFADGMRSHALKREIIANHVINETINRMGCTFVVRLREETDASSADIVLAWRDACRLLAAEQFWQDIDALDGQATASAQHALHLELRKQLERLTRWVLRERLANPDLSSTLDGIRSDFQAALAQASQWLGYRDDLRNLVQGFEQNGIPADLAKRLGYLDVVVALLDVVLLAKQEGRSVEEVAVSYFRVDELLSLTWLRANIDALPRESRWQTLARMSLRDELYREQRALVERVLKLGTVDHWLAAKHDGIQGARALLNELMSEKRTDITMLSAALRELRIRFA
- a CDS encoding TetR/AcrR family transcriptional regulator; this translates as MDPKPKRQTKARILDVSLTRFNAVGESNVTTTEIGELLNISPGNLYYHFKNKEAIVDALFEQFRQEFHQSLALDAHANASLEDLWLYLHLLFQLAWKYRFLYRDPVNVVSRYAGVASRLKQIIGLQARSVAGILTSLAASGELRASQHQLQTLTVNMLVIANQWLSFEYVRQPRQALDSEVMANGVYQTMSLVSPLLSEEAQLVFDHLAGQYLAQ
- a CDS encoding phasin family protein, with the protein product MAVVKQLKNIAVNVTENDLIKGTKDSAQQIWLAGLGAFAKAQSTGNKVFEELVKEGEALQAKTQKAVSKQVSKGTSKATETWDKLEQVFQDRVAGVVARLGVPSRKEVAELTERVEELTKLLEKAIVAEKKAASVVKKAALEAKEVTAKSTALTAAELEVASQ
- a CDS encoding LysR family transcriptional regulator produces the protein MDIVSLKIFHAVAETGSVTRAAEQLHYVQSNVTARIKQLEASLGVRLFHRQPRQMQLTPSGEVLLRYAARIIRLMEEARSAVSDQGCPHGPLTLGTMETTAASRLPAILPRYHARYPDVELNLQTGTTGELVPAVLELKLTAALVAAPLSHPDLAQDVVFQEELVLVTSASCVTQPSPAQIGEMAIMVFRPGCMYRANLERWLAHVGAIPRRSMVFGSFDAIMGCVAAGMGMSMMPLSVVQQHRLYGAVRIHPMPKQFAHAPTLLIYRRDMALTSAMRAFRDLLLEHHEPLPMEPGSDGLADRHPIMHDSVSA
- a CDS encoding YbfB/YjiJ family MFS transporter, which codes for MKHPPTLVQTLFAGIACVMIVHGIGRFAYTPILPLMVESGLSLKQGGWVASANYVGYLLGALFTICYQGRRRPWLRGALLINILTLLGMPLVQSWPSWAVLRFVAGISNGIAFVYASTFVFAYLAQANRMALSGLLYAGVGLGIAFSGTLVSLLTQMQGHWESGWWAAAGLCALALWPAMQLSEPPLPSAQRPTSARPANSQLTWVALGYGCSGLGYIVSATFLPTLVRQTPGLADWAAASWVLVGLAAIPSTLFWSWLMQRIGELRALLLAYGLQIIGILAPVHIGGLPGVLLGALLLGSTFLGIVVMAVTLARRYDPLGGSRTVGLLTLVYGTGQIIGPLITASLAHHPQGMAHSLEIAAGSLLVGAILLIKSAQPARPLPQQLPQT